From a region of the Salminus brasiliensis chromosome 4, fSalBra1.hap2, whole genome shotgun sequence genome:
- the LOC140554960 gene encoding fatty-acid amide hydrolase 2-A-like: protein MAMTRLERLLGLLLRAVVRVFFAIFEIFAPQRGNDEEARLPPITNPLLTVPAIQLARQIRRKEVTSVEVVQAYIDRIQEVNPLINALVKDRFTAALQEAAQVDKLIEEETGGEDVLEDRLPLLGVPFTVKEAFALQGMPNSTGLLSRKAVISGIDAPSVALLKRAGAIPLGVTNCSELCMWLESHNHLYGITRNPYNLGRIAGGSSGGEGSIIGGGASVIGVGSDIGGSIRIPCFFNGVFGHKPTSGIVNNAGQYPPPSGQQPGFLCTGPMCRYAGDLLPLLRIMAGPAAEKLALSAEVDLRKLRFFSVPHDGGSPLLSPVDPQLIQAQKRVVQQLEADLGVKVEEIRIPQLKYSFQIWGAMMSAPGKDGKAPTSFAELMGGGKKVWPVWELFKCMLGLSSHTVAAIGLALVEIFQSSQPSQFILHQKETLQRDLEELLGTDGVLLYPSHPQLAPKHHHPLFTPFNFSYTGIFNILGLPVTQCPLGLSAEGLPMGIQLVAGKLQDRLPLATALYLEKAFGGWRDPGSTADAPKSILSNLKSSSNST from the exons ATGGCCATGACACGGCTGGAGAGGCTTCTGGGTCTTTTGCTGAGAGCTGTTGTGAGGGTGTTTTTTGCAATTTTTGAGATATTTGCACCTCAACGAGGAAACGACGAAGAGGCTCGACTTCCACCCATTACTAATCCACTGCTCACAGTTCCGGCCATCCAACTCGCTCGGCAGATTCGTCGTAAAGAA GTAACAAGTGTTGAGGTGGTTCAGGCCTACATTGATCGTATCCAGGAGGTCAATCCACTGATCAATGCTTTGGTTAAGGACAG gtttACTGCAGCACTTCAGGAGGCAGCGCAGGTGGATAAACTGATAGAGGAGGAGACAGGAGGAGAGGATGTGTTGGAGGACAGGCTCCCTCTACTGGGAGTGCCCTTCACTGTGAAAGAGGCTTTCGCCCTGCAGG GCATGCCCAACTCTACAGGACTGCTGAGCAGAAAGGCAGTGATTTCAGGGATTGACGCCCCGTCTGTGGCTCTTTTGAAGAGGGCAGGGGCGATTCCTCTGGGCGTGACCAACTGCAGTGAGCTGTGCATGTGGCTGGAGTCTCACAACCATCTATATGGCATCACAAGGAACCCCTACAACCTTGGGAGGATAGCAGGGGGCAGCTCTG gagGAGAGGGAAGTATAATAGGTGGTGGTGCCTCTGTAATTGGAGTAGGATCAGACATTGGGGGGAGCATTCGGATTCCTTGCTTCTTTAATGGCGTATTTGGACATAAGCCAACATCAG GTATAGTCAACAATGCTGGACAGTATCCTCCACCATCTGGGCAGCAGCCAGGCTTCCTCTGTACAGGGCCCATGTGCCGCTACGCTGGAGATCTACTGCCCCTGCTTAGGATCATGGCAGGACCTGCTGCAGAAAA ATTAGCCCTCTCTGCTGAGGTCGACCTGCGGAAGCTCAGGTTCTTCTCTGTTCCCCATGATGGAGGATCACCTCTACTCTCCCCAGTAGACCCCCAACTGATTCAGGCACAGAAAAGG GTGGTTCAACAGCTGGAAGCTGACCTCGGGGTCAAAGTGGAAGAAATACGCATCCCTCAGCTCAAATACTCCTTTCAGATCTGGGGAGCGATGATGTCTGCGCCTGGCAAGGATGGAAAG GCTCCTACCTCATTTGCAGAGCTCATGGGTGGAGGAAAGAAGGTTTGGCCGGTGTGGGAGCTGTTCAAATGTATGCTGGGACTGTCCTCCCACACTGTGGCTGCTATag GTCTGGCCCTGGTGGAGATATTTCAGAGCTCCCAGCCATCTCAGTTTATCCTGCATCAGAAGGAGACTCTGCAGCGGGACCTGGAGGAACTACTGGGCACAGATGGAGTGCTACTGTACCCCTCTCACCCCCAACTGGCCCCAAAGCACCATCATCCACTATTCACCCCCTTCAACTTCTCCTACACAG GGATCTTTAATATTTTAGGCCTGCCAGTCACCCAGTGTCCATTGGGACTCAGCGCAGAGGGCTTGCCCATGGGAATACAGCTTGTGGCAGGGAAGCTGCAGGACCGGCTCCCTCTGGCCACTGCCCTGTACCTGGAGAAGGCCTTTGGTGGCTGGAGAGATCCAGGCTCCACAGCAGATGCACCAAAAAGCATATTGAGTAACCTGAAATCCAGCAGTAATAGCACATAA